From the genome of Solanum lycopersicum chromosome 7, SLM_r2.1:
GTTTCAGGAAGTATCAATTTAtgcatttatatttattaaactaaaatttaacCACCATATATAACGTAATTTTCCGACGAAGAAGTATCGCTCGACATCCCTTGGACTAAGGTAGGTCCACCACTAAACATGAGTTGTATTGTAGTGTTGAGACTGTTTCacctttaattaaaattctgcCCAACAAACTTCTATCAATCATAAATAATTAAGGAATCGTGTAATAGCTAAATAAGAAATAAGTTAtatatacatgtttttttttatacctCATATGATATTTGGTAAGTAAATaggaaaataagttatttatctataaaaaataatacgaTATGcgattaataattttaaaatttgcataactaatatatgtataaatcatgagaatttatgtaatattttatatagaaaTAGAATTATAGAATATTGAacaattaatacatatataaccACTTTCTACATAACTAATATATAGAAAtaagataatattatataaactcattcaattaatttgtatattacTAATATCTACGTAATTCTACCGATTACCGCTCAGCTAATCACTACACCTATTCTTTAGGCCTATCAGTACACATGCATATCATGTCTCCCCACCCACACATTTATTGACCATCTTAGACAGGTTCTCAGATTTATGGTGAATGAAGTTAAGGGGACaccaaaattttcttttgttattaataGGGTACAACTAGTAAGGGTCCAATGGATTATCCAAGTTTTATttgatcaaaattatattatttatatataactaaaattatttatttatttgacattttgaattcttttaatttctttatttaatattttatattttaaattcctttaatgaacaaaaaagggtctaaaattacccttcattcacctattggctccaaaatactttttccatccatctattggctccaaaatactctTGTCATCCATCTTTTGGATTCAAAATTAACtacttatttaacgattttaaatttaaactatttaaatatttttctaaatacgttgcactcaactatttgttataatttaacttattattagaattttaaaaaaatcaatctaCTACCCacttattactaattaaacctcaccaaaaaaataaattcctcacattactaatgcaacaacagGGCAACTACTGCCAacgagtgtttttaaaaatttaaggcgaaaatatctatagaagtatattatcatacattcaaatgtctaaattaaaattaccgataaacatAAAAGTCTGACGGTTCATCTTAATTATCCtttcgtctcaattatgtgatgttactttgtcgataacttttttttaaaaaaataatatgctaaaggttttaaagcaaatcatcaatatttatgaaatcattttttaaaaaaatgcatgcattaattcgggatgtactacttctttacctttactCATAAATTTCGAATTCAAGCTTGAAAGAGAATCATATCGAAAATGTTCTCCTAACTAAGTGGCTCAACCAAAATTTAATTGGGGTTTcaattcggactcgaataattttggatgtcattttcaggaatctgtAATTTTGtagtgttttagtagtgtttatcgCGATTTCGATATTATATTCgatttattaattgggtggggcttagttagtaatgagtgggtaatgagttgatttattaattatattaataaattaaattataatcaatagttgagcgtcaagtattttaaaaaatatttaaacaatttaattttaaaacagtTAAATAGGTGGTCAATTTTGAAGCCAAAGGTGAACGACAAGTTATTTTGAAGTCAATAGGTGGATTAGAAGGGCATTTTAGAACCAATAGATGAATGTaggataattttatatcatttccaatactttaaggatattttaagtttttttccaTTTAGTGAAAATCATCGCTCTATCATGTTGGTTACCAATTTTAAGTACTAATTGTGTAACAAAGTTCGTAAAAAAGACATAATCGATTACCCATTCTCTATAAGTGATTTATGCCAAATCTCTTAAAAGTCAATCATAGttatttataacaaattttaaagtgatagaaaataaattataatcacaagaaaattatgaaaaacataattttattcttCAAGATAGCGGATATAATTTTATTGGTTCCTTGATTCTTCTCTCATTAGATACTGATCCATAATTTGAGGGCAATTTGTGGTATATTTATTTGACTTAGGATGATTAGGACTTAATCTACATAATTTGAGGGTGATTAGTGGTGTATTTCTCAAACTAATATAATTTAGACTTGATCTACATAATTTGAAGCTTATTAGTGACGTATAATTTGGGGATCTACATAATTTGAGGACCCTTGACGGCGTATTTATCAAATTAGATGATTTGATTCGATCTTAAATACCATCAAAGTCATAAATTAGTGTGTAAAATATGGtttatgaaatatgaaaaaataacataatattttcttcatcTTATTTTGTGTGACACTATTTTATCTGACACGGTGTTTTACATAATCAAAGAAAgactttcaaaatttatgatctTAAATAAACTTTCTATATTTGTATGGTCGATCGTAAATCAATTTATCAAggataaaaggaaaatttttaagttaaattgtttctaattatattaggatgatatttcttttgagatgaattaataaaagaaaggaTAGCACATAAAATCGATAGAGCATGTCTAATTGATCCGTATGAAAAAAGATTTCCTTAGGATCTCTTTCTTTTATCAAAGATCTTGAGTTCGAATTTTATgtctggaattttttttttggttagtagtcattttattttctttaatagaCCTTACATGACGtgaatctaaattaattgaGCTCATATATAgaaatgaaaattaaagaataaataatacaattatCACTAGTTTAGAGTCTAATTACgtgtattttctttaaattttgaaattatcttTTATACCACATTTATTCTCCATATATATGTATCGGATGCACACCGATATATGCATTTTAGAAATGCgcaagtcaaactaggtgtctgttCTAGATACATCGTATCCACGCgtgattcacatgtatatgGAAAAGTGACTCTTTCTCTTGTTAGGATTGAAATAATTAGGTGtcatgcggaagctagcaaagcaaaatTAAGAAGACAAACGAGAAATATaacaaaagacacaaagattaaATGTGGTTCGATCAATCGATCTACGTCCACAAAAAGATGAGTAATCcactatatataaatagaaataccATTAATTaaccccctaaccaaaactctcaaagtccATAGAACTACGTTGTGAATGTTAATTAAGTTATAAGGAATGTTCATCTATTTATAAATTCCTAAACTTTTTCGTACAAGAAAAAGGGCTAGTTAATCCTAACATTTTCTTAAAAGGCAAAACCTAAATTGGTAAGAAACTCAGTACAATTAATACCCAACAAATCACCTCTCTCCtatctcactcgcctctctcctctctccctCGCCTCTCTCTTATCTCGCTCGCCTGCCTATCTccttatgaatttaaatttcataatgtATTTGGTACCAAAGGTATATTCATAtaacttgaaatttgatctacaaaataattatttagtgagacaatataattaaattcatacttcttcgaaaaataaataagaatcgcaaataataatcaatttaataCTTCCTCTATTTCAATTAAATAACACGTGACATGTTTCTAGTTAACTCCGTTAATTTGACtggaaatttttattaattactcTTTAAACGTCCAAAAATGTCAGAAATTAAAAACGATGCCTTATACAGCTATTACAgtattttgtccaaaaataagtatttatttcCTATATTTTAGTTAACTGATACCACATAAATAAAACGAGaagccaaaaaataataaatatatattaacaatcTGTTTGAGAAGAACATATATTAACAATAAACAAAAGAGCAAGACAAAATTTTCTTGTTCGAAGAAGTTTCCTTTattgtgtttgtatatgtatgtagaTCCTACATTTTCCCCtatattaaagtttttattttaatgtatacaataatattaattgccTATGTTTTATTGTATTTCTTATTGTacaccacaaaaaaaaaaagatttagaaaCAAACAAATCTCATAGCTAAATAGTAAAATTAACCGCTAATTGTATTAAACGATGAATTGGAGATACATTTTTCGTtaacttcaaataaaataacGATGGACTAGTGAAAAAGTTCATTGtaaatgtaataatttttagTAGGGTTAGAATTGTgtataattttctctctctcttttttagagtaaaagaaaatttatgatgctaaaaaaaagttaactaGTGCacttacaaattttaatttcatggTAAAAAAGCTATCTGTCATACTATACAATTCACTTTTTTTCTACTTTGCCTTTCTCGTTCGTCTCTTTTTCGATTTCGCTtgtctctctcttttctctttcaattttgcttgttatgtatatatatatatatatatatatatattcaccgtttgcctctctcctctctcccagtctcgttcacctctctcctctctgtaacatgtagctacaaaatGCAATTATTAAACTATAGCTATGCAGAATATTTAAGCTATTTTTGAGtggatatatatgaaaattctctttaaaagaaagtaatatttttttgtattaagaaactattttattttaagtgatttattttttcaattgcaAGTTTCTACTGTAATAAAATCTCCTAAAATCTAAACAAATATGATAGGTCATATTTTTATAGAATAATTTCATTATCCTTATTTTATAttctatcaattttttaatattcaaaaataatttcattcaattagaaatttgaaattattaaagaCAATCCTTTTTGGGaagtttccttttttttgtattattatctttttttttcatataatatagaCACGTAGTGATTCAATCATTATTAATGTTTGACAAAGTTATCAAAGATTGCTCTAGAGACAGGATCAAAACCAATCTATTCATgcaaattaaatgaaaatgacATTTATAAGATTTGCAAAATACAAAACACAActacttgaaaattttagttCATGTTTTATAATGTTTTCTTAGGGAGTCGTAAATATTACTCCATTCGTTCTATTTTATCTGATATGATTTTATTTggtataaaatttaaagtaaacgaaagaagatctttcatatttattgttcaaaataaattttaaacatttatataattataaatcattttaaaaaaatttaaagttataaaaaaatatttttttaagataaattaaataaaaaagtatatcacataaattgagatcaagaaattccctttttttttaaaagaaaaagaatattcaCACTATAATGTCATACCATATCGTGTATATATCCTTGTAGTTGAATAATGTAGTAGTAGGTACTTCAGGTCTCTTGAATCGAcgttattttattgattaaaagTGACTAGTGAAagtgatttaaaataattatatattgtctcactaattaataattttcatgttATATTTCAAGTAAGATATATCTGGATACATATACTTTGTCATCAGATATACTCTaagcatacaaatatataaagagAGATCGCAaaagagattgggagagagacgaGTAAGAGAGGAAAGAGGTAAGCGAAATAAGATTGAGGCGAATGAAAAATATCCCAGATACATGCCTACGAATCACactatataaatacatatgtatCTGGGATATGAAATACATTCTGAATTACAGATACATACACAGAGAGAGGCAAACGAGAGAGTTAATATACGACATACACATATGAGTTCACTTGAATATATTAGATCAAAATTTAAACCCtcttaaacttgtaaaaagaaACTATTCGAACTAGCTAAGAATATGCATACTATATGTAGGATGTCATGAATAACAGTATCcgtataaaataattataaattagttatttttaaaaacctcagtattttttttctaactatAAAAATGATAGTTACTATCTATCTACTAATGTGGATGTAACTTGGAGACCACATATAAGGAAAATGGAAAATAATTGGTGAAAAGTGAACATTGTGCTTATATATAAACCAATCCAAGATAGCACTTTTATAATGTCACCCTACTCCCAAAATACTTGTACAATTACTTAAAATCTCTtcgtaaattttatttagatattttacttaaattttattttaattaaatatatgaataaatgataaaaaCGGGTTTGCTAAATAgtttcaaacttaaaattttgatttatttttttttttgcaacttCTCAAACATACAATACATATATAAGTTAATCATGTAATATATATCActttttattgttatataaaCCAACATCAATTTAAATCAATCTGtatttacattattattgaGTCTAATGCACATAGTTAAAGCAAATATCATCTCTAAGTGAAATTAATATGTCCTTGCGAATACAcgtgaaaaaaatcaaaattttgagtcaacaatatttaataataacacTTTATCACGTAActtcaaatacaaaataaaaacataacgacgataacaacaacaattattAAAGTATACCTAATGTATAATCTCATAgataaatctagaaaaaatagaatatatataaacattactttcatcatgaaaaaataattaaaaattgtttttgaaagaaTTTAGTAGAAAAAATACTGACAATTGTAAAAGGAAGTTAATGTGTTCtaccttttatatatatttttactataatAAAATGCACCAACtttgaaacaaaatattttattagtagATTAAATTAGATAAGTAGCTTCTCAAAATGTTGTCTTTTTGAATTTGAAGGGGCATTTTAAGGTGCTTTTTATAAGTGGGGTtgcatttttattaatgaggtGTGATGACAGCAAAGACTGAAAAGGATAAGGAAGGGACCATATCtttgatctttttcttttagttaaCAAGACATAACATGATAGATATACACTTATGGATAGGAACACATGATTTGTCTTGGCTTCAATTTGAGCCAACAATGCCTAACCAAATTTCGATATCAGTAGTGAAATTCgattaaatttagatttataagatttatatattacgaggtttatttttatataacaacATATTTAGGGTTCTTCAGATTTACGTGAAGTCCTGAActcatatttttgttttgagatGATATATAGtagtgttatattttttaaaaaattagtcaaatatgcATATGTGAATTCACATACATAAGAAGTATTATATAACGCAATGATGATTGGGTGTACCTCTCTAACTgagatttgaaatttatattaaagtctaattaaattcaaatttatgtataacgaaatttatttttgaatatttaaagaCAAATAAATCTCAACCATTCATCGTAAAGTTGTTGATATGCTTGTAGTAAGTCCAATTAATTAGtaacttgaaaaataaataagtgaaatCTAATATGACAAATTAAATTGTAATGAGAAAGTAAAATGTTTTTCTAGTTATTGGTGTATATGAGCTAAATATAAGATAATATAATAAGGAAATAGATACTttttagaactttttttttatgattgaaCAATGTGGATTAGTGGATACATTGGAGTACAATAAATTTCTCAATCATGATAAATTAAGGGAATTTTTAGAAATTACAatgtcatcaataaaaaaaatcaagaatattGCATTGGCCAAAACATCTTGAACTTACAATTGAAATTTTACAAAGAACCCCCTAAAAATAATCCCTCTATATTTACGAAATCATAATAATCTCAAAGAGAAagatacaataaaataaaattattgatggTGCCACCTAGTAATCAGTGAGATCCGTTGAAACCATAAGAGATCAGGTTTAAATCATAGCACGAATGTAacaaattttccaaatattgACATTGGTGGAATGCAAATAGATACCTTGTACTTGCAAACTAGtccaaaaatcatcaaaataactTTATCTCAATTCCAATGTAAATTGATGTCCGCTCTATGAATTCTCACTAGCCCTTTCCGGCCAATCATCGGCATCATAAAAGAACATTAAAAAATGGAATTAATGGGAGGAAAATGAGATAAGGAGAGAACAATTGTACTAGACAAATGAGTTGTCCAAGTACACAAAAGCTAATTCGAACATCATTAATAACAGACACgcctcaatctcaaatatgtTGAGATTGATTATACGACTCTGTACTAGCTCGAACATTAccattacttcttttttttagaaaaaatgtaattaatagAAGGAATAGGAAAGTAGGAGAGAACAATTGTACCGGACAAAAGAGTCCATGTACACAAAAAGCTAAGTCGAACATCATCAACAATAACGGACACACCTCAATCCCAAATAAGTTGAGATTGATTATACGACTTTGTACTTGCTCGAACATCATCAACAATAACAGACACGCCTCAATCCCAAATAAGTTGAGATTAATTATATGACTCTGTACTAGCTTGAAAATCATCGAGAATAACAAGACACACCTTCAATTTGTGTTCAAGAAGAATACAAGACTAAACGCCTAGAACAAAGAGTACATTGATATTTCCTCTTAATAATGAAGCAAAGAGGAAGAAAACAGAATTTTGAACGACTCTCAACATCAACAGCTTGAACTTTGCCACCACAAGAAGGACAAGCTCCTGATGCAGCTTGTCTTCCAAGCTCTTTCTCTTCTGaatcacaaatatatattatcaaacacattttttttttactctttgtATCTCACTATGTTTCGTTGGGGGAAGGGAgtatttgtttatatttctcttaaaaaatgTATTGATGTGATTGGCATGTGCACTTATATAGATGTGGTATCAAGTGAGTAAAGGATTTTTACGGACGGTGatgtataatacataaatatgtcttttaaatTGATCTTAGCTGATAATTATGtcacttaatttttaatgtgTATAAATAAACATGTATATCGTATAtggaataataatattatatttatattacgTAGGATATAAATTGTCATGTAAAATACTTCAGATTTAAATTTTCGTAATAAAAGTTGGAGGATGTAGATGTCAGCAGATATCAAGTTAAATACCATATTTAACTTATATGGTGATATCAAGAATTTTTACTGACTGTAAAAATATCCTCTTTATATTTGTTCTACTTTAATCTTTTTAACTTAtgtgataattttattaaatgctAATAGTGTTCATCAACGACAAAGACAAGAGTTCTAGTAAAGGAATTTAATAAAGatacaatatataaacatgtctttaaagtaattttagctgatatttttagtattatatttttgatgtgcataaatagacacatatattttatatgacatAATAATGTTATGTCTATATTACGTAATACAAAAATTGTCATATAGAATGCTTCAGCAAGTGTCGACCGATACCCTTTCATCAAGAAAATACATAgtataactaaaataatatatatatatagagacaTTTCTTAGTTTCTATAGGATTTTACTTTTTATGCTTTAACaccttataaaaaaattctatcttCGTCTCTATGTTTCAGGagacacaaatatttatttatttaattttataccatGTTCACTTGTATACCTCTAATATTTAACGGCGTAGATGCAGCATATGtcaaattataattcatatttaactTATGTAGATGTGGTAtcgataatttttaaaatcttctattttttttctactttattcattttaatgactcatataatgtaattttattaaatgCTAACGGTATTCATCAATGACGGAGATCTAGACAAGACTTCTAATAAAGGAGTTTGATAAAAAGCTGACAAATGAGAATCAAATTTGTGCACTTTAGAATTATTTGAACCCTTTTTACTGTATGTGCTAAAACGTtaaatgtgttatatatatatatatatatatatatatatatatatatatatatatatatatatatatatatatatatatatataaaataaaaattaattatatatataaaagataatttttcgATGAAAAATGTTTATTTGATGAACACGTTCAACTCTATGTAGATCTGCCTTGTAATCgtggtaaaaaaaattaattcaataattcctgtttttcatttcttaaaaaAGCTGTATCATTACTATATTAAGTTAGTTTTTGATCTGTAAAGGATTTTTACTGTTCTGTTCTGTTAAGTTCATTATTTTCATGTGACCCTATTTAATTGTTACTTTTTCCGATATTGTTTGTCATAATTTCTATTGTTAGAGTCaacttataaaaattttgacaacaattaagatttatttttttattatattaaaatacaaaaaaattgtaatttatagtacttttcatataattttagaatatctaatttttttgtttaaaatatcaaattaatatgatttaatttacttttgaaaattagtcaaattgacttttggtaatcgcaacatgacaaacaattctgGACGGAAggagtatttttattaaaaataattattttaaaatactcATTAGtttttacaacaaaagaaaattattatttttttgcaatCTTTATTGTTATGACTGTAATAAATGTTCTAAGAAAATATACTTAAAGGATTAAGAGAGatgaaaagataataaattagaaaaaaaacagtcttaactttttttaaaaaatattttcttaaaagatgTTAGGAATATTAAAAGTGATAAGTAATAGATGTAGGGTTTTATTTGCCTTGATTTTCTTACTATAAATAGGTTTTacttttaggaaaatattttggattgactaatattttttcttgtaggaaaaggtttagaacTCTATAAGTAGAGACatattccttctaacttaatcagcattcacaatgtagttttaaggTTTTTGAGAGTTTTGTTTAGGAGgaaatttgtgggtcacaaatTTAATACGTTATCCCTTGTGTGAACTTCACATGTATTCCGAgcgaattggttgaggttgtttctctctgtattttgtacttcatatatatagtggattgctcatctcctttgtggacgtaagTCGATTGACCGAACTACGTTAAATCTTTGTCTTTCGCTGTATTTCTcgtttgtcttcttactcgtgatctttCGAGATtcgctttgctagcttccgcattacacctacttattttcgatcctaacaataGTATCGGACagaatacttttaaataataagcaaaaaataaagttaatgtTATAAAATCTAAACTCAATACGATATAAAtgtaaagagaagaagacaagaaataTAGATGGAAGCGAGAAGACTTTTCTTCTATTCAAGTGTATATCTcaaatggtgaatgatatctctatttatagtgttgagatatcactcTCAAAGGTCACCGAATTAATACATACATAGTTATCAAATAAAATCCTAAGGGGTATATTAccttcttttatttataatttttaaaagaatgtataaaaaaatacaattaatataaaacgAAAATAGTATAGTAAAACCTCACCACCTTTTTTCTAGCTCTGGGaccaaaaaaaactaaaatggtCACAACAAATATAcattgttttttcttcttggAAAATTGGTAAAAATTGTCAGAAAATTTGGCATTTGATGTCCTATACGTTGTTTcgattatttattattacttttttttttgtctgttAATTGTAGGAATACGTGTTTGCAATTTCCAAATAAATTCCCGTGAATATATAAGTACGTTTTTTGGTCGATATAATTAATTGATAGGTCACCACTCTTGCCAGCTACAATTATGTTTGAGCTGTCAAAATTCATCAGAATTTTTGTTGTGGTCAGAGGTTTCGAGGCGTTGTcatgatttgaaatttatgagtTTAAAATTTTAGCATATTGAAAATTACTATACATATGTTTTGTCTAACTCCGCCTATGATGGTatgcttctttttttgttaagtCTACTgatgattttaaatatatgaatcGGCATGAGCAGAGACGGATCTAGGATTTGAAGGTTGAGGGTGTCACAATATTTAAGTAAGATAAAAGGACTGATTGCTTTAATTTTGAGTTACAATTCaggttattaatttaattttgttttataaacAAATCGATTAAATGTGCTTatagaaatattttcttttatatattatgtgatCAGAGATAACTaaacaattcaatttattttttttggaattaaatGTCTTATTTGCtgaaacttttgaaaaaatagtcaCGTTAAACTTTGAGCTTatataaaccatctaataatattaacaacCCATATGTATtatagtaaattttatttattagtaaaacaaattatataagtACCCTTTGATTTCATAATTAAACATAATCTCACTATTATAACATAGTGATTCATGGAAAAAACAccctttgattttatttatgatatatttttacttaGGACCCGTTTGGTAGGAAGTATTAATCAAAACATTTCATTGATTAAAATATAGTTCAACAAAAACATTGTTTGGTTACTTTATTTAACCTAATCAATGGATTAATTATACCTCATACAAGGTCTTTCTTAGAAAGAGAGGGATAGCTAATCCAAGGTTTAGCAATCCTTGGATAAGACCCCTTAAATGACTAAATTATTcccaaatattttttcctttttttttttttgtaattcatgttcttttttttatttatatgagcATATTTATGAATGTTCGTTGAATTCTCCAAATTTATTCCATGTATTTTGATGGTTTcacaaactaatatttttttctccatgTTTGAATTGTTATATTGggttgattttttgtttttaaatgtaGTTCGTCAATTGACCACgtgaactatttttaaaaaaaaaataagctaagcgtatttaaacaatttaagtAGCCTTAAATTCATGttaagttcaaggtatatttgaccaacaaaaaattagaaatataccATGTGACATCACAcctcaaaattaataatatttttatattttttttaatatttaacttgacTAGTTAAATGAAACATAATCTCACAATAACTAAAGGGTATGATAGAAAATAAActttttctaaagttttaaaCCAAACATAAGACTAGGTAGGAAATAATGAACCAAACGCCtactaaaaaataatctctGCACTACTAAaccctgcattactaatccaTACATTACTAATTCATGCATTACTAATCCTTGCATTATGCATCTTTGTACCAAAGGACCCCTTAGCCAGGTTGTCATCTACCAACACCTTGTAGTCTGTTTGGATTGATAAGTCAAAAGTCATAcgtctgttttttttttctgaatgaCAAGAAAAAGTCGCGGTTGTTATTCTTTAGGTGTGCACAGGGTAAAATCTCAGTTCTTATGTAATAGCTCATAAACCACACAGGAGAGAGGTAATCCGCACTAGGCAAGCCCGGTGAGACGAGCTCGACCAGAAGAAAACTCCCTGCTTTCATTGGCAATtagtttcgaacttgagacctccaataTGGAAGTCCCAAGCCTAGATCACTGGACCACTCGAAGGGCGTCctctatattattttatggaCATTATTTGACTTGAtacgatttttt
Proteins encoded in this window:
- the LOC101252407 gene encoding uncharacterized protein translates to MCLIIYICDSEEKELGRQAASGACPSCGGKVQAVDVESRSKFCFLPLCFIIKRKYQCTLCSRRLVLYSS